The Capsicum annuum cultivar UCD-10X-F1 unplaced genomic scaffold, UCD10Xv1.1 ctg5328, whole genome shotgun sequence DNA window NNNNNNNNNNNNNNNNNNNNNNNNNNNNNNNNNNNNNNNNNNNNNNNNNNNNNNNNNNNNNNNNNNNNNNNNNNNNNNNNNNNNNNNNNNNNNNNNNNNNNNNNNNNNNNNNNNNNNNNNNNNNNNNNNNNNNNNNNNNNNNNNNNNNNNNNNNNNNNNNNNNNNNNNNNNNNNNNNNNNNNNNNNNNNNNNNNNNNNNNNNNNNNNNNNNNNNNNNNNNNNNNNNNNNNNNNNNNNNNNNNNNNNNNNNNNNNNNNNNNNNNNNNNNNNNNNNNNNNNNNNNNNNNNNNNNNNNNNNNNNNNNNNNNNNNNNNNNNNNNNNNNNNNNNNNNNNNNNNNNNNNNNNNNNNNNNNNNNNNNNNNNNNNNNNNNNNNNNNNNNNNNNNNNNNNNNNNNNNNNNNNNNNNNNNNNNNNNNNNNNNNNNNNNNNNNNNNNNNNNNNNNNNNNNNNNNNNNNNNNNNNNNNNNNNNNNNNNNNNNNNNNNNNNNNNNNNNNNNNNNNNNNNNNNNNNNNNNNNNNNNNNNNNNNNNNNNNNNNNNNNNNNNNNNNNNNNNNNNNNNNNNNNNNNNNNNNNNNNNNNNNNNNNNNNNNNNNNNNNNNNNNNNNNNNNNNNNNNNNNNNNNNNNNNNNNNNNNNNNNNNNNNNNNNNNNNNNNNNNNNNNNNNNNNNNNNNNNNNNNNNNNNNNNNNNNNNNNNNNNNNNNNNNNNNNNNNNNNNNNNNNNNNNNNNNNNNNNNNNNNNNNNNNNNNNNNNNNNNNNNNNNNNNNNNNNNNNNNNNNNNNNNNNNNNNNNNNNNNNNNNNNNNNNNNNNNNNNNNNNNNNNNNNNNNNNNNNNNNNNNNNNNNNNNNNNNNNNNNNNNNNNNNNNNNNNNNNNNNNNNNNNNNNNNNNNNNNNNNNNNNNNNNNNNNNNNNNNNNNNNNNNNNNNNNNNNNNNNNNNNNNNNNNNNNNNNNNNNNNNNNNNNNNNNNNNNNNNNNNNNNNNNNNNNNNNNNNNNNNNNNNNNNNNNNNNNNNNNNNNNNNNNNNNNNNNNNNNNNNNNNNNNNNNNNNNNNNNNNNNNNNNNNNNNNNNNNNNNNNNNNNNNNNNNNNNNNNNNNNNNNNNNNNNNNNNNNNNNNNNNNNNNNNNNNNNNNNNNNNNNNNNNNNNNNNNNNNNNNNNNNNNNNNNNNNNNNNNNNNNNNNNNNNNNNNNNNNNNNNNNNNNNNNNNNNNNNNNNNNNNNNNNNNNNNNNNNNNNNNNNNNNNNNNNNNNNNNNNNNNNNNNNNNNNNNNNNNNNNNNNNNNNNNNNNNNNNNNNNNNNNNNNNNNNNNNNNNNNNNNNNNNNNNNNNNNNNNNNNNNNNNNNNNNNNNNNNNNNNNNNNNNNNNNNNNNNNNNNNNNNNNNNNNNNNNNNNNNNNNNNNNNNNNNNNNNNNNNNNNNNNNNNNNNNNNNNNNNNNNNNNNNNNNNNNNNNNNNNNNNNNNNNNNNNNNNNNNNNNNNNNNNNNNNNNNNNNNNNNNNNNNNNNNNNNNNNNNNNNNNNNNNNNNNNNNNNNNNNNNNNNNNNNNNNNNNNNNNNNNNNNNNNNNNNNNNNNNNNNNNNNNNNNNNNNNNNNNNNNNNNNNNNNNNNNNNNNNNNNNNNNNNNNNNNNNNNNNNNNNNNNNNNNNNNNNNNNNNNNNNNNNNNNNNNNNNNNNNNNNNNNNNNNNNNNNNNNNNNNNNNNNNNNNNNNNNNNNNNNNNNNNNNNNNNNNNNNNNNNNNNNNNNNNNNNNNNNNNNNNNNNNNNNNNNNNNNNNNNNNNNNNNNNNNNNNNNNNNNNNNNNNNNNNNNNNNNNNNNNNNNNNNNNNNNNNACCATGGTTTGTaaggtgtatatattttcaatgtattttcGGGCAACATAGTTGTAtgtctgtttttcttggttaagtgattcagaatatgtatgtatttggGGTGGTGCAAATGATTTTGCtctttgtatatttggtgtatatggttttgaaaatatcttGTTGaggttgtaattctttttctttggtatttcaggtttattttgagtgactatatttttccctttagataTATCTCCTGCgcctgcagctgtaactgtaatttcattagtaatttgagtttttaggtgtttctcataGTCACCTTCTGACATTGTTGTCAACATCATCCAAAATTTGTTGAAGCAGATTCTCAACCTCTTGTCTTGAATCATCACCCATTTCATCgtcaaactcttccaaatcacAATGAGAAAGCTCTACATATGTACAAATAAATACCAGATGACGTTTCAGCTTTTCAATTTGATCGGCCATGCCAACAGCATTTTGATCTTCTTCATTCTTTAACCTCTCTATGATATCCAGAACTTTGACAACGTTTTTgcgaagagaagaaaaagacacCTGCCAAATGAATAGTTAGTAAAAACCCGTTAGTTTTCTAGAAATGAATAGTTTCTTAAGGGTGTACCCAAAATGAAACAACAATTATTTAGAAATGACTTACCACAAAGttgttttttctttctccttcatTTTCCATGATGACTGTAGGCGTCTTTCAAGTTCTCTTCCTTTCAAATTCTGCGGGTCttatatataaaaagtttatcAGGAGAATAAAATTACATAGCAATTGAAATCCCTggtagaagatagagaaaactAGAAATCCTCTGGACAATCTTATCTCTCCTCTACATTCTGGTAAGCACACTAGATCCAACTCCAAGACtatatttattatgaaaaatgaaatacaagTAAGCTATTTATTATACAAGTGATATGGATTATATTAAAACATTGTAGACATCTTTTAATACTGCCTGTTGGTGTATAAGAACCTGTTGGTGATATGTCGGAGTAACTTTTAAAGTTGTTGTTAGGAGGTCACGGAGCAGCCTCTTCAAAAAATGCTTGGTAAGACTACAAACAATAAACACTTGCTGTCCCTTGTGATTGTTAGTTTGTGAATATGGATGATCTCGTCCTACAATTTATTGACCATGCTGAGTCACATATATACTATTAACCTAATGACTATGGTGGGGATCATGCCACGGCCCCGAATTATGAAGCTAGGACTGACATATAACGAGCCACAACCTGCTAGGCAAACCATTGCAttcaatcatcaaaatcaaattaaagtcTGAATTCTCATTCATCCCACCACATCCCAAGACCACTGATTAAGATACCTTCATCATAGTCTTACCTTTTGACATATTTTGTGGAACAGGTTAAAGTAATAGGATGAAGTAGTTTAAAGGTGAACAACAAAATGACCAATCAAATAGCTAGATCTATTTAGAATTCCAAGATTATTAAAATACAATTCATTGACTTTTCACTTTTAACAAATCTACATGGATCAAAACTGCTTAGAAGTATCTATAAGAGATAATTTCAAGCCTACCCCAAACAGAAGGgatcatttttatcattttcattacCACCCCCATCATGTTATTATGCTGTCTAtacaatcaaaagaaaaatatttctatataTCTTTGAGTCGTAATGAAAAATGAAATCCCTGATAGATGATAGAGAAAACTAGAAAAGAAGAGACTTTGAACATGATCTTACTTTTTCCCGATCTGAAGTTTAGCAATAGAACCAACCACGGCAAAGAGAGCAAGCTATTGGATCAAAAGAAATCTTGTCAGAGTAGTGTAGTTTTGCAGTTGAAATGTCATCAACAGAAAGAAGTATTTGAAAGGCTACTATTACAATcccataattattaaaattttcacAACCACCCCCATCATATTACTATGTGGTccataaatcaaaagaaaaatatttcagtTATATCTTTAAGtcatagtaaaaataaaaatccggtaaaaaaaaataagagacttTGAACAATGATCTTACCTTTTCACCGTTTGAAGAGAAATTCAAGCACCTGTTTGAGAAAGAATGTTGAACAGTTGCAAAGAGTTTGTCAGAGTTGTTGAAGTGGTTTGCTAAATGAAATGTTATAGAACTAGATTTTCATCTCCAAGATTATTAAAAATACGACTCAATAGTCTTCTTAAACAATTGTTAACTCTGCTGCTGCTTCTAAAAATGCCAATAatctattattattttactaaccTACTCTGCCACTGATCTATTATTATTTAGTTAGCCAATTAGAAGCACAGTTGGTAGGGCAGCCATTTATTATACAAGTAATGTGGATCATATTTTAACATTGTAGACATCTTTAGCATTGCTAATTTCTACTATAACAGTCAGAGCAGTAGGTGCATAAGAACCTGTTAGTGCtgctgtcacgacccgaactagggcctggccgtgacggacatcccgaaacCTGAAGGCCcagaacgcccttctctatctggtaatcatgcacaacattcatataataaaagaagatgcggaaacataatatGCTACGGAACCATGGTattatgaattcaacataagtatggaaactgtaaagcAACtgcatctaaataacatctgactcagtctgcgaaatatctactacatgaaaatctaacaactatctgaaactgggacaaggtccccagtagaccaaaactgaaataagtgacataatctaaaaagaaGGGACTTCTGGGATAGAGAATGCTCACCACTGCATAATCTGATCAGTAGtctaaattatctactgcttatctggacccctagactgtgcctcagaacctgagaggttggagggggagagggtcaatacagatgtactggtacacagagctaATCCAACATATTCATTTGCAataaacatatatgagagcagttTTAAAAGAATTCATAACCATATCATgcagtaagaaatcacatgggcatttttgaaagactctgtaaaatcatctgaactctgtggctctttgttttacttcggcactagatggtataccctacaactctattATTCCACAGActatatggaatcttccattaactcggcagccaagcccccagcCCAAGTTTCCCGCAGGGGTCGGAGTCTCTGCTCtgtacgccacagggcactaggccagcgtaaaaaTCCCTCGTGGGGAAATAATGTACCCGTATCAACAAAACActgttttaggctaagagttacttgaactcaagccttcttcgagtaaccacctaaccctctttaagcctatttttaactctttcaaaacatgcattctctgaaaacgtAGTCTGAAatcatactctgaaaacatactctattatggcatacatacttatggtatcgtcataccattgacttacaagtcacatctctgagccatctatatcatattatcatctcttctttcaataCATAAAGTTTTGACCACCATGTTATTAAATAATAGTCAAATAaaatcatacttcaaaacatatgtcaaaataTGCAAAGACCCTCTCTCTTTATCATTTCAACAAACGtgtggtggtcatgtcaaatcCTCAAATCACATGCAATGCTTCCTCTTTAAACAAGAACATAATTAtttcaagaaactccctctcatcgttatcaaaatcatgataaatatttattattgaaaatatCACTTTCAAAACATTACATATGCATCTCAGATCCTTCTCAACAAGTTCACAAACTCTAAATCAtccaagagagggatttcaataataatgccctcaatcaaatattcaatatcatacatatacacataggtgtaaatcaatttaaggggaagGCCTAAAGTCCAAAGcaatatcattatcaaaacatCCATAATGAGGAATTTAATGCATAAGTTctaaaacccctttaaaattcatgcttgataatctttaaatcatgttctagagTTTAATAGCCCAAGTAATTTTTAGGATGAACCCCCACGTATCTCTATTTTAGAAagtaatggatgattcttgaagcctatgatgcgaggattccaaatctctaattatctccTAAAACTCACAGTTGAATCTTTAGTTAcgaggatttttagtttgaaaccctaatgaagtttcttgagagattttgatgaaaatagtcttactttggtgttcttgggattaaatcccatgttagagatgataaggggttggagaagtaccattttacccttaatgagatggagtaaaaatataactggtgcccgattttatgggctaccacgacgcgccactatcgcggtagctcactggaaattgacgaatgcgAAATTGGAATCctccgcaacgcgccactatcacgagGTCcctctggaatttgacaattgctaattaaaccAGCTCCACGACGCGCTAaacaccaaaatgatgatgttctatgactagcacataaaatagccataacttctttaccgagtgtccgttttggatgaatcttatatcgacggaaagcttattcagtcatctacgtaatgaaaagttgaaatctacaGAATTCCACAAGGAAATAAGtgtaaatcattctagaagctaaaTCTTGacactttagggacaaaatttagctaggaaaagtttGGGGGTGTTACAGCTACCTTGTGATTATTAAATTTAACATGAGAAAATTCATAGAAGTAACAATTAAATACCTCAAATATAGAAGGTCTGTGTACATGCTATCCTTCTCAAATATTACTTGTTAGATTGTACTGGCTGTGCTTTCGTTGTAGTAACTATTCGTAATGATGGAGATAAGGATCGATCAATTGTGAAAGAATTTGGCTAAAGAAGTAGTTGAAAGGGAACCAATAGAAACAAGTGTTGTTttgggtacacaatctgtatgttaTTTCGCATAAACTTCAACTAAGTTAAAGAACAAACTTGTCAAGAACAACTAGaagtttcaacaccttcaacacaagatcaaaaatgaCCTTTACATAGAAGTGTGTTAATCAATATGttgaaagaaaagagatgaggcAGAATTTGAGCCAAGTCCTCCTATTTCACGGAgtatccttaaggaattaattcccctcaagtacctaAGGTTACAAAAAAATTtttcccaggataaaatggctcacaTCTGACAGTAGTGATACTTCAAACTATCAGATTCTTCAAAttcactcaacgggagatgatcacacagagttttcaGAAGACAAGAAGTTTTATTAGTGAAGAAATTTCCGTACTCAACCTGTGGAAAAATGCtagtttatatagccatgaagtgctCCTTCGGAAAGAAGGCAATGGTTCATCGGAAAGGTGTATCATTTCAaaatagtcatgtctgtccattagAAACAGTATATCTTTTTCGAACAGGCACAACCATTTGGACAGTCATCCCTTTTCCCGAAATAGAGTGTCTTTCACTCGAAGATATGTGTCCCTTCCGAGAAAACTTTCAGTGTTTCTGCATGCACATTAATGgcgaaaaatatttttggtttttccAAGGATTTTTGGATCACTTGTTTTtcccaagtttcaaataaatatgAACAATAAAAAAGCACATATTTTTCGAAAATGGATCATATcatctatcattcttttctttgtaTTTACAAACAAATAGTTCAGTTTGGACTATTATAAACACATTGCAGACATGTTTTAACATTGACAATTGCCACAAcaagtgtaatgacccttcaggtcattttttatatttatgcttatctttactgtttgagcttctccatagctgccccaagtcatttatgaattgctGATACTGACTGTTCAATTATCggggagtttgtttgatttttagagtcaattcccgttttaaagtcttcactagttccaaATGTCCACCGAGCGAAAACTTCAGTTAAACGATCGCGGATGAgaattttgactgtgccagcagattcaaaatattaaatttaatctagatagatctttggtttgggatCCAATGCACTCGAGCTTCTTTCAaactattggtcagaaagttaaaaaatcaaaatatggtgtgggacccacatttcatCGAAACGACCTCAAATTAAAAATTCGACTTCTCCATCATGTTcggaacattgattttagaatGGAGGatccttggtttaggtcccaaggcttttgaacttattttgggctattgaacAAATTTTATGAAATACAAAATTATAGGTGTGGGCCCAAATTTTTTCTGAAACGATCTctaatgaaagttttgatgattccaatgaatttaaaatgtggtttacactcacaTTTAactattggatcatatattttggtttccgaatgagtttcgagggttaaaaataaatttttgactttaCTGATGACCCAGACAGCGACTGCGGATCTCTAAAGCTGGTATGGGTATTTAAGCACCCTATAGCCGCGTTTTTCACCATTTTGACTCATTTTTgagagcctaaaaccctaaatgggtatgataactcaaaattgagtcttatggatgtctagggagcttggtaaacatcttttatcatgattataatccggattaaggtaagattttatcactttattggAGAATtaagattttatcactttattggagaatttcttagttcttgacccaaaactccaatttagcttaggattttatttagCCCTAAATTTGGTTTGTTTTTACCAATTCATTGtggg harbors:
- the LOC124893046 gene encoding uncharacterized protein LOC124893046, with protein sequence MENEGERKNNFVVSFSSLRKNVVKVLDIIERLKNEEDQNAVGMADQIEKLKRHLVFICTYVELSHCDLEEFDDEMGDDSRQEVENLLQQILDDVDNNVRR